In Sphaeramia orbicularis chromosome 5, fSphaOr1.1, whole genome shotgun sequence, the genomic stretch GACCCCACAACAAGCACTGCATCAGACTCTGCTAGTCTTTCATGCACAAAATTTACTGTTGCTTTATTTACATTGTCTCCGAAAAACGTAACCTCAGGTTTCAGTATTCCTCCACATTCCTCACAGGAGGGAACTCTGAAATGCAGAACCTGCTCATCCTCCAAGAAGACATCCCCATCCGGTGCAACGGCACCAGCCTGCGCACTCCACTCTGGGTTTAGAGCTAGAAATCGCTTCTGGAGCTCCTCCCGTGCTGAGATGGCTCCACAGCCAAGGCACATCACcctgaaaacaagaaaaaaaaaaaaaatagtatttcATCTGTAAACAACAGTACAAACAAACCTCCTGTACCAAGTAAATTACTCCTGTTCTTTGTACAGAGGTGACACCAATGGCTATGCACGGGTCAGCCATAAGATTCTGACCACTGAAACCAAAGTGGTGTCAATGTTGATTATCTCActacaatgggacctgtcagtgggtggaataaatcaggcagcaagtgaacatgcagacctcaaagttgatgtgttggaaacaataaaatgagatgggaatgtccttccttagtccatttttggtcagtactaaccactgcagaccaggaataCACAACAACACctacagttgtggagatgctctgacctggTCATCACTATTATTATATGGACCTTGTCAAAGTCACTTACTTACTTCcattgctcattttgctgcttccatcaCATCAGCTTCGAGGACTAAAttttcacttgctgcctaatatatccaacccagcaAAACATgccactgtaatgaaataatcagcaTTAACCACTTCTGTCTATGGTCAGAGTTTTATGGCTGATCTGTGTATGTTCAACTATTTCAGTACCAAGGATGGTTTTGATCAACTTTGCTACTATTTGGCTGTGTTTTAATGAttcctaatggcatttttctgTGTTTCAAGCTACATATTGTCTCAATTAAAACTTAAGTCTAGAAGaataaaacacacatatacaatcATTCAAGAGAAATGTGGCAGGTTTTTCTCACCGATGGGTACAGCCGTGGAgctcagtcagtcttttgtgTCCTGCTTTTGAGTGAAGGGCATCCACATTTTGGGTGACCAGCCAGTGCAGCTTCCCCTTCTCCTCCCACTGCTGCAGAACCCTGTGTGCACAGTTGGGCTGATGGGAGGAGAACTGCGGCCATCCCACAAAGTTCCTGGCCCAGTACCGCTGCCGGGACTTTGCACTGCGTACAAACTCCACATGCTCCATGGGCCGCCTGTTGGTCCGGGCATACAGACCCACACCCTCGGAGCGGTAGTCAGGGATCCCCGACTCGGTGGACAGTCCAGCCCCGGTCATAACGAACAGGCTTCTGGCGCGGGACAGGAAGTCCTGCAGCCGTTCCAGGTAGTGGGCATCCGTGGAGCTGCAGGCTGGGACAAAGTTCACCACATCTGCAGGGACAGAGGATGCCCTGCTTCCGGACGGTGTGTGCAGTGTGAGGGTCCGCCATGGTACTCTCATCTGcagtaggacacacacacacacacacacacacacacacacacacacacacacacacacacacacacacacacacacacacacacatttcagttCCAGCACCTGTCACTCTGCGAAGGTGAATGTTAAATGTCATTGGGCTAAACATTAGCCATACAAACACATAGCTACTATAACAGCTAGTTAGCATTACCTTATACCAATGAGTTTAAGCAACATTAATGATAACACAGCTGTaatatatgaacaaaaatatgagAGAAAAACAATGTAACTTAGCAACAAAAGACTCAAAGTTTGTCTGGATAACTATTAAAAGGCACATATTTCGTCTGACTAACTACAAACCTGTC encodes the following:
- the sirt4 gene encoding NAD-dependent protein lipoamidase sirtuin-4, mitochondrial isoform X2, whose protein sequence is MRVPWRTLTLHTPSGSRASSVPADVVNFVPACSSTDAHYLERLQDFLSRARSLFVMTGAGLSTESGIPDYRSEGVGLYARTNRRPMEHVEFVRSAKSRQRYWARNFVGWPQFSSHQPNCAHRVLQQWEEKGKLHWLVTQNVDALHSKAGHKRLTELHGCTHRVMCLGCGAISAREELQKRFLALNPEWSAQAGAVAPDGDVFLEDEQVLHFRVPSCEECGGILKPEVTFFGDNVNKATVNFVHERLAESDAVLVVGSSLQVYSGYRFLLAARDRKIPVAIINIGPTRADHLAELKVSGRCGEVLSVIQPF
- the sirt4 gene encoding NAD-dependent protein lipoamidase sirtuin-4, mitochondrial isoform X1 gives rise to the protein MRVPWRTLTLHTPSGSRASSVPADVVNFVPACSSTDAHYLERLQDFLSRARSLFVMTGAGLSTESGIPDYRSEGVGLYARTNRRPMEHVEFVRSAKSRQRYWARNFVGWPQFSSHQPNCAHRVLQQWEEKGKLHWLVTQNVDALHSKAGHKRLTELHGCTHRVMCLGCGAISAREELQKRFLALNPEWSAQAGAVAPDGDVFLEDEQVLHFRVPSCEECGGILKPEVTFFGDNVNKATVNFVHERLAESDAVLVVGSSLQVYSGYRFLLAARDRKIPVAIINIGPTRADHLAELKVSGRCGEVLSVIQPF